The Fusobacterium sp. DD2 genome window below encodes:
- a CDS encoding DpnII family type II restriction endonuclease, protein MEDKKIINNGIKAKPFVKWAGGKGALIDEITKFYPKELGNEIFKYCEPFVGGGAILFDILSKFDIKEVYISDLNEELISLYKVIRDDVHSLIKYLEKFEEEYLPLSTESRKEYYYKKREEYNNYILKKINDTTYGSALFLFINRTCFNGLYRVNSQGLYNVPMGAYKNPKICDKENLIDASLLLKDVKIYCGSYLECINFVDENTFVYFDPPYRPLSESSSFTSYAKEEFGDMEQIKLCEFFKKLDKKGGKLLLSNSDPKNVDENDEFFDKLYNGFSIKRIASKRRINSKADKRGEITELLVSNMGGEKIMKRDFNEWLESFRKSIATYEYYVDFEKIHNNVEKIKVELNILNSLIGSKNIKHDFINLLNNYPEILKCIPILLAVRSTEIYVLDTEEEFNYSFKKSNYTPEQYAVFMEKTGLFDLIQNKIINNLYDYVTGVETGLDSNGRKNRGGHLMEDIIEKFIQKAGFKKDENYFKEMYTQEIQDKWNINLSPISNQGKTQKRFDYVVKTSKTIYLIETNFYASNGSKLNETARSYKTIALEVKEIPGVEFVWFTDGKGWKSAKGNLQETFDVMEHIYNITDLKNGVMRKIFV, encoded by the coding sequence TAACAATGGGATAAAAGCTAAACCTTTTGTAAAATGGGCAGGAGGCAAGGGAGCTTTAATTGACGAAATAACAAAATTTTATCCTAAAGAGTTGGGAAATGAAATATTTAAATATTGTGAACCTTTTGTAGGTGGAGGGGCAATATTATTTGATATACTATCCAAATTTGATATAAAAGAAGTATATATAAGTGATCTAAATGAAGAACTAATTTCTTTATATAAAGTTATCAGGGATGATGTCCATTCGTTAATTAAATATTTAGAAAAATTTGAAGAAGAGTATTTACCTCTCAGTACAGAGAGCAGAAAAGAGTATTATTATAAAAAAAGAGAGGAATATAATAACTATATATTAAAAAAAATAAATGATACAACATACGGTTCAGCACTTTTTTTATTTATAAATAGAACCTGTTTTAATGGGTTGTATAGAGTGAATTCACAAGGGCTTTATAATGTTCCTATGGGAGCATATAAGAATCCAAAAATTTGTGACAAAGAAAATCTTATAGATGCATCATTGTTGCTTAAAGATGTTAAAATATACTGTGGAAGTTATTTAGAATGTATTAATTTTGTTGATGAGAATACATTTGTATATTTTGATCCTCCATATAGACCTTTATCTGAAAGTTCAAGTTTTACTTCATATGCTAAAGAGGAATTTGGCGATATGGAACAGATAAAGTTATGTGAGTTTTTTAAAAAGCTGGATAAAAAGGGAGGAAAATTACTACTGAGTAATTCTGATCCTAAAAATGTAGATGAAAATGATGAATTTTTTGATAAGTTGTATAATGGGTTTAGTATTAAACGAATTGCGTCAAAGAGAAGAATAAATTCTAAAGCAGATAAAAGAGGCGAAATAACTGAATTACTTGTTTCAAATATGGGAGGGGAAAAGATTATGAAAAGAGATTTCAATGAATGGCTGGAAAGTTTTAGAAAAAGTATAGCAACTTATGAATATTATGTTGATTTTGAAAAAATTCACAATAATGTTGAGAAGATTAAAGTTGAACTGAATATATTAAATTCACTTATTGGTTCAAAAAATATTAAGCATGATTTTATAAATTTATTAAATAATTATCCAGAAATATTAAAATGTATTCCTATTTTACTGGCAGTAAGAAGTACAGAAATATATGTGCTAGATACAGAAGAAGAATTTAATTATTCATTTAAAAAAAGTAATTATACTCCGGAACAATATGCTGTTTTTATGGAAAAAACAGGGTTGTTTGATCTTATACAAAATAAGATTATAAATAATCTTTATGATTATGTCACAGGGGTTGAAACTGGGCTGGACTCAAATGGTAGAAAAAATCGTGGTGGACATCTAATGGAAGATATTATAGAAAAATTTATACAAAAAGCAGGATTTAAAAAAGATGAAAATTATTTTAAAGAGATGTACACACAGGAAATACAAGATAAATGGAATATAAACTTATCACCAATATCAAATCAAGGAAAGACTCAGAAAAGATTTGATTATGTTGTTAAAACTTCTAAAACAATATATTTAATTGAAACAAATTTTTATGCCAGCAATGGTTCTAAATTGAATGAAACCGCAAGAAGCTATAAGACAATCGCCTTAGAAGTAAAGGAAATACCTGGTGTAGAATTTGTATGGTTTACAGATGGTAAAGGTTGGAAAAGTGCTAAAGGAAACTTACAGGAGACATTTGATGTTATGGAGCATATATATAATATTACAGACTTGAAAAATGGTGTTATGAGAAAGATTTTTGTATAG